In Thermus thermamylovorans, the genomic stretch TAGGGGGAAGACCACCCCCTCCTCACCCCAGCCGTTCCAGCGGCGCATGGCCTACCCCTAGTATGCATAACCCGAGCCCCCGCTTATGGGAAGAGGCGGTGCGCCTTTTTAAAAGCCCCCGTGGCCCTTCCCCAGAAAAATCAAGGCCAAGCCCAGGGGCTTGGCCCTTTGGTGCCGGGGGCGGGACTCGAACCCGCACGCCCTCCGCGGGCAACAGATTTTGAGTCTGCCGCGTCTACCGGTTCCGCCACCCCGGCCTGCGCTCCCTAAGGATAAGCCCCAGGAGGAAAAGCGTCAACGCCAGGCCCACCGCCCAGTCCCCGTAGCGCACGTAGGGGGTCTGCCCTCCCCGGAAGGCGAAGGGGGCCAGGAGGTAGCCCTCCCGGTGGGAGGGGATTTCGGCCACCGCCCGGCCCAGGGGGTCGATGCTGGCGGTGATCCCGTCGTTCCCCGCCCGGAGGAGCCAGCGCCCCGTCTCCACCGCCCGCAGCCGCCCCAGGGCGAAGTGCTGCCGCCCCCCGAAGGAGGGGCCGAACCAGGCGTCGTTGGTGAGGAGCACCAAGGCCCTGGCCCCCTCCCGGGCCAGGGCCCGGGCCACGGAGGGGAAGGCGGACTCGTAGCAGATCATGGCCCCGTAGGGGCCCAAAGGCGCCGTCCTTTCCCCTGGGATGCGGTCGGTGAGCCCCTCCAGGCCGAAGGCCCGGAAGAAGAAGCCGTAGACCCCCCCCAGGCCCTCCCGGAAGGGGAACCACTCCCCGAAGGGCACCAGGCGGGTCTTGTCGTAGTGGGCCAGGATCCCCTCCTCCCCGTAGAGGACGGCCCGGTTGGGGCCGAAGAGGTTGAGGCCGGTGAGGAGGAAGCGCCCCTCCAGGATCTCGGCGGTCCCCTGGGGAATCCGCCACACCGCGGTCTCGGGCCAGACCACAAGCCGGGCCTCGGGGTGGGCCTCCAGGCCCGCCTGCGTGAGGCGCAGGTAGGTGGCCTCCTCCAGCTCCCCGTGCACCTTCTGCAGGGGGTTGATGTTCCCCTGCACCAGGAGGGCCCGCTCCTCCCCCGGCGCCTGGGGCAGGGGGAGGAGCCAGAGGAGCCCCCAGGGGAGGAGGAGGGCCCAAAGCCGCCGCTGGAACCCCCAGGCGAAGAGGAGGACCACCAGGGAAAGGAGGTAGACCCCCCCGAGGGCGGCGAGGAGCCTTCCCGGGGCCTCCAGGAGGGCGTAGCCCAGGAAGCCCCAAGGGAAGGCCAGGGCCCCCCTCTCCGTGAGCCACTCCAGGAGAACCCACCCCCCCACCCGGGCCAGGGGGGTGGGGGTGAGGGCGAAGAGGAGGCCGAAGGAGAGGGCCTTGAGGAGGACCAGGGGTAGGAAGGGCACCGCCCCCCAGGGGCCGAAGAGGGCGGTGAAGCTCTGGGGGAGCCATACCAGGTGGAGGCCCCAGAAGCCGAGCCCTGACAAGAAGCCGGTGCGGAACCCTCCCCCGAGGAGGAAGGCCAGGACCAGGGGGGCGAGGAAGCCCAAGGGGAAGGGGGGCAGGGTGAGGGCCAGGAGGAGGCCCAGGAGGAGGGGCCGCACCCCCATACCATACCCGCCCTCCCTGAGATTTCCCAAAACCTGGAAGGGATGGCAGAATGGGGCCATGCGCCTGGGCGTCCTTTCCGACATCCACGCCAACCTCCCCGCCCTGGAGGCGGCCCTCGAGGCCCTGCGCCGCGAGGGGGTGGACGAGGTCCTGGTCCTGGGGGACCTGGTGGGCTACGGTCCCCACCCCAAGCAGGTGTTGGGCCGCCTCATCAAGGAGGGCCTCCCCGCCCTGGCCGGGGCCTGGGACCTGCGGGTGGCCTACCCCCTGCCGGGGGACCTGCCCGAGGGGGTGGGGAAGGCCACCTTGGCGTGGACCCGGAGCCAGCTTTCCGAAAGGGAGCTCGGCTATCTGCGCTCCCTGCGCCTTTCCTACCGCAAGGGCCTGGGCCAGGGGCGCCTGGTGGCCTCCCACGGCACCCCGGGCAGGCCCGAGGAACACCCGGACCTCCTGGGCCCCTTCAGCGCCCTTCTGCCCCTCCTGGAGCGCTACGGGGCCCGCATTGCCCTCCTGGGGGGGCGGCACCTGCCCCTGGCCCGTCGGGTGGGGGCGGGGCTGCTGGCCGACCCGGGGAGCGCGGGGCTAAGCCTCTCCGGGGAGCCGGGGGCCGACGCCATGGTCCTGGACACGGAGAGCCTCGAGGTCCGCTTCCTCAAGGTTCCCTACGACCTGGGCCCCCTTCTCTTCGACCTCCGGGCCTGGGGCCTGCCCCCGGTTCTGGAGAAGGTCTACCGCACTGGGCGCTTCCCCCAGCAGGGCTAGGGCCTCGGCCCGGATCCCCGCCTCGGGGTCCCCCAGGAAGCCCTCGATCCCCAGGCCCGCCCGGTGGAGGGCGTGGAGGGCGGTGCGGCGCACCAGGGGGCTGGGGTCCCCTGCCGCCTCCCGCATCAGCCCCTCCCCCAGGCCCAGGTTGCTGAGGACGATGAGGGCGTTCCGGGCCATGCGGGCCCTTCCCGGCCGGGCGAAGGCGGTGTCCCCGTATTTTCTCTGAAAGGCGCGTCCGGAAAGGCGGAAGAACTCCGCGAGGTCGGGGTGGGCCAGTTCGGGCTCGGGGCGGAAGCCCCGCCAGGCCCTGCCGAACCTTTCCCACGGGCAGACCTCCGTGCACCCGTCGCATCCCAAGAGCCAGTCCCCTACCCCCGGCCAGAGCCCCGGGGGGATGAAGCCCCGGTGCTCCACCGTGAGGTAGCTCACGCAGCGCCCCGCCTCCAGGGTGCCGTCCCCCAGGAGGGCCCCCGTGGGGCAGGCCACAAGGCAGCGGGCGCACCGCCCGCAGCGGTTCGGGTGGGGCAGGGGGGCCTCCACCTCCAGGGGGGTGAGGAGGACGCCGATGAAGGCGTGGACGCCCAAGCCCTGGGAGAGGAACATGCCGCTTTTTCCGATCCAACCCTTGCCCGAGAGGAGGGCCAGGGTGCGTTCGGGAAGGGGGCCGTGGTCCACGTAGCCCTTGGCGGGAAGCCCAAGCTCCCGGGCCAGGGCTTCCAGGCGCCCGAGCTCCTCCCCAAGGAGGCGGTGGTAGTCCCGCACCCAGGCGTAGCGGGCCACCCGGCCCACCCGGAGGCCCCCCCTGGGCACCCCGGGGTCGGGGTAGGCGTAGGGGGCGAAGAGGAGGAGGGCGCCCCTGGCCCAGGGGAAGCGGGCCTGGGGGCGGAAGCGCTCCGCCACCCCCCTTTCCAGGTAGGCCATGCCCCCATGCCTCCCCGCCTTCAGCCAGCGCCGAAAGCGCCCTTCCGCTTCCTCCAGGGGAGCCAGGGGAGCCCAGGCCACCCCCAGTCCCCGTTCCCGCGCCGCCTCCTCCAGGAGGCCCCTGGGGTCCACTCCCTTAGCCTAAGCTTTTGGGGCCCCCGCCGCGGTGCCTGGGGGCTATAATCCCCCCATGGAAGCCCTGAGGATCGCCCTTTTAGGCGGGGGCACCGTGGGGAGCGCCTTTTACGGGCTCGTCCAGGAACGCCTGGCGGACTTCCACGCCCTGGGCTTCTCCCCCCGCTTCTTGGGCGTGCTGGTCCGGGACCCCTCCAGGCCGCGCCCCATCCCCCAGGAGCTCCTGCGGCTGGAGCCCCCGGACCTCCGGGAGGCCGACGTGGTGGTGGAGGCCCTGGGGGGGGTGGAGGCGCCCTTGAGGCTGGTCCTCCCCGCCCTGGAGGCCGGTATCCCCCTCATCACCGCCAACAAGGCCCTCCTGGCCGAAGCCTGGGAAGCCCTGCGCCCCTACGCCGAGGAGGGGCTCATCTACCACGAGGCCAGCGTCATGGCGGGCACCCCGGCCCTCTCCTTCCTGGAGACCCTCAGGGGAAGCCGGCTTCTGGAGCTCCACGGGATCCTCAACGGCACCACCCTCTACATCCTGCAGGGGATGGAAGGGGGGCAAAGCTACGGGGAGGCCCTCCTCGAGGCCCAGCGCCTGGGCTACGCCGAGGCCGACCCCACCCTGGACGTGGCGGGCATCGACGCCGCCCACAAGCTCACCCTCCTGGCGAGGCTCCTGGTGGACCCCGGCTTCCCCTTTTCCGCGGTGGAAACCCAGGGCATAACCCGCCTTACCCCAGAACACATCCAAGAAGCTCGGGCCCGCGGGGAAAGGGTGCGCCTCTTGGCCAGCCTCTACGGGAAAGGGGGGCGCTGGCGGGCGGAGGTGGCCCCCAGGCGCCTTCCCCAGGACCACTCCCTGGCCCGGGCCCGGGGAAACGCCCTCCTCGTGCGGGCGCACCCCTTGGGCGAGGTCTTCGTCACCGGACCCGGGGCGGGGGGTGAGGCCACGGCCAGCGGCCTCCTCGCCGACCTCTTCCGCCTCCTCCAGGGGGCCCCCGGCCACCTGCCCGTCCCCCAGGCCCAGCCCCCCCTGGCGGAGGGAAGCCCCTTCCCCGAGGTAGGGTGAGGGCGTGCCTGTCCTGGACCTCCTGCGCCCGGTGAGGGATGAGGAGCTCCGGGCCCTTTCGGAGCGCGAACCCGGCTGGCGGTTTGAGCGCGGGGCCGATGGGCGGCTTTTCGTCTCCCCTACGGGCGGCGAAGGTGGCAGGATGGGCAGGGCGGCGCTGGGCCAGCTTACCGTTGGAACGAGGCCCAGTCCTTGGGGGTGGTCTTCCACGCTTCCACGGGGTTCAAGCTGCCCGACGGCTCCATCCTCATCCCCCGATGCGGCCTTCGCGCGCAAGGGGCGCTGGCTTGCCCTCACCCCAGAGGAGCGGGAAGGGTTTCCTCCTTTGGCCCCCGGTGCCGCATTCGAGGTTCGTTCCCGGAGCCAAAGCGTGGAGGAGCTTCGGGAAAAAGCGGCCCTTTACCTGAAAAATGGGGTGGGTCTGGTGGTCCTCCTGGACCTTTACGCGCACCGGGTGGAGGTGTTTCGCAAGAAGGGGGCAACCTTCTACCAGGACCAGGAGGCGGTGCCCTTGGACCCCGGGCTTCCCGGTTTCCAGCCCCTGGCCCAGGGGCTTTTTCTAGCCCTTGACGCCCTCCCGCCCTTGGGGGAAGCATAGGGCCATGCGCCTGCCCCTCATCGAGCGCTACCGCGCCCACCTTCCCGTCTCTCCGGGCACCCCGGTGGTCTCCCTCCTGGAGGGCTCCACCCCCCTCATCCCTCTGAAAGGCCCCGAGGAGGCCAGGAGGAAGGGCGTCCGCCTCTACGCCAAGTTCGAGGGCCTGAACCCCACGGGAAGCTTCAAGGACCGGGGGATGACCCTGGCGGTGTCCAAGGCGGTGGAGGCGGGGGCCAGGGCGGTGGCCGCCGCCAGCACGGGGAACACCGCCGCCTCTGCCGCCGCCTACGCCGCCCGGGCGGGGATACGGGCCGTCGTGGTCCTGCCCGCGGGGTACGTGGCCTTGGGCAAGGTGGCCCAGAGCCTGGTGCACGGGGCCAGGATCGTCCAGATTGAGGGCAGCTTCGACCAGGCCCTCTCCCTCACCAAAGCCCTCACCGAGGCCTACCCCGTGGCCCTGGTGAACTCCCTGAACCCCTACCGCTTGGAGGGGCAGAAGACCCTGGCCTTTGAGGTGGTGGACGAGCTGGGGGACGCGCCCCACTACCACGCCCTCCCCGTGGGCAACGCGGGCAACATCACCGCCCACTGGATGGGTTATAAGGAGTATTTCGCCCTGGGGAAGGCCAGGAGGCTTCCCCGGATGCTGGGCTTTCAGGCGGCAGGTGCCGCTCCCCTGGTCCTGGGGCGGCCTGTGGAGAAGCCGGAAACCCTGGCCACCGCCATCCGCATCGGCAACCCCGCCAGCTGGGAAGGGGCGGTGCGGGCCAAGGAGGAGTCCGGGGGGCTCATCGGGGCGGTGACGGACGGGGAGATCCTCGCCGCCTACTGCTACCTGGCGGAGGAGGAGGGGGTCTTCTGCGAACCCGCCAGCGCCGCGGCCCTGGCCGGGGTGTGGCGGCTCCTAAAGGAGGGGCGCCTGGAGCCGGAAAGCCAGGTGGTCCTCACCCTCACCGGCCACGGCCTCAAGGACCCGGCCACCGCGGAAAAGGCGGCGGGGCTTCTGCCCCCCGTGCCCGCGGTCCTCGAGGCGGTGGCCGAGGCCGCGGGGCTCCTGTGATAAGCTTGGCCCATGCCCGAGGCCAAGGACGCCCGCAAAAGGCGCAAGGAGCCCTTCCCGGGGGCCTACTACCTGGCGGGGGCCATCACCCTTTTTCTCATGCTCCTCTTCCTGGCCCTGGGGGCCAGCCTCCCCTCCGGAGTGGCGGGGTTTTTGGTGGCCTTCGTCCTGGGGCTCACCGTGAAC encodes the following:
- a CDS encoding Uma2 family endonuclease, with translation MRDEELRALSEREPGWRFERGADGRLFVSPTGGEGGRMGRAALGQLTVGTRPSPWGWSSTLPRGSSCPTAPSSSPDAAFARKGRWLALTPEEREGFPPLAPGAAFEVRSRSQSVEELREKAALYLKNGVGLVVLLDLYAHRVEVFRKKGATFYQDQEAVPLDPGLPGFQPLAQGLFLALDALPPLGEA
- the thrC gene encoding threonine synthase; translated protein: MRLPLIERYRAHLPVSPGTPVVSLLEGSTPLIPLKGPEEARRKGVRLYAKFEGLNPTGSFKDRGMTLAVSKAVEAGARAVAAASTGNTAASAAAYAARAGIRAVVVLPAGYVALGKVAQSLVHGARIVQIEGSFDQALSLTKALTEAYPVALVNSLNPYRLEGQKTLAFEVVDELGDAPHYHALPVGNAGNITAHWMGYKEYFALGKARRLPRMLGFQAAGAAPLVLGRPVEKPETLATAIRIGNPASWEGAVRAKEESGGLIGAVTDGEILAAYCYLAEEEGVFCEPASAAALAGVWRLLKEGRLEPESQVVLTLTGHGLKDPATAEKAAGLLPPVPAVLEAVAEAAGLL
- a CDS encoding homoserine dehydrogenase yields the protein MEALRIALLGGGTVGSAFYGLVQERLADFHALGFSPRFLGVLVRDPSRPRPIPQELLRLEPPDLREADVVVEALGGVEAPLRLVLPALEAGIPLITANKALLAEAWEALRPYAEEGLIYHEASVMAGTPALSFLETLRGSRLLELHGILNGTTLYILQGMEGGQSYGEALLEAQRLGYAEADPTLDVAGIDAAHKLTLLARLLVDPGFPFSAVETQGITRLTPEHIQEARARGERVRLLASLYGKGGRWRAEVAPRRLPQDHSLARARGNALLVRAHPLGEVFVTGPGAGGEATASGLLADLFRLLQGAPGHLPVPQAQPPLAEGSPFPEVG
- the lnt gene encoding apolipoprotein N-acyltransferase, with amino-acid sequence MRPLLLGLLLALTLPPFPLGFLAPLVLAFLLGGGFRTGFLSGLGFWGLHLVWLPQSFTALFGPWGAVPFLPLVLLKALSFGLLFALTPTPLARVGGWVLLEWLTERGALAFPWGFLGYALLEAPGRLLAALGGVYLLSLVVLLFAWGFQRRLWALLLPWGLLWLLPLPQAPGEERALLVQGNINPLQKVHGELEEATYLRLTQAGLEAHPEARLVVWPETAVWRIPQGTAEILEGRFLLTGLNLFGPNRAVLYGEEGILAHYDKTRLVPFGEWFPFREGLGGVYGFFFRAFGLEGLTDRIPGERTAPLGPYGAMICYESAFPSVARALAREGARALVLLTNDAWFGPSFGGRQHFALGRLRAVETGRWLLRAGNDGITASIDPLGRAVAEIPSHREGYLLAPFAFRGGQTPYVRYGDWAVGLALTLFLLGLILRERRPGWRNR
- the queG gene encoding tRNA epoxyqueuosine(34) reductase QueG yields the protein MDPRGLLEEAARERGLGVAWAPLAPLEEAEGRFRRWLKAGRHGGMAYLERGVAERFRPQARFPWARGALLLFAPYAYPDPGVPRGGLRVGRVARYAWVRDYHRLLGEELGRLEALARELGLPAKGYVDHGPLPERTLALLSGKGWIGKSGMFLSQGLGVHAFIGVLLTPLEVEAPLPHPNRCGRCARCLVACPTGALLGDGTLEAGRCVSYLTVEHRGFIPPGLWPGVGDWLLGCDGCTEVCPWERFGRAWRGFRPEPELAHPDLAEFFRLSGRAFQRKYGDTAFARPGRARMARNALIVLSNLGLGEGLMREAAGDPSPLVRRTALHALHRAGLGIEGFLGDPEAGIRAEALALLGEAPSAVDLLQNRGQAPGPEVEEKGAQVVGNLEEADLEALRVQDHGVGPRLPGEA